The Vibrio pomeroyi genome window below encodes:
- a CDS encoding MGMT family protein, producing the protein MDQFLSQIFAVIHQIPYGKVTTYGDIARFSGFPGYARHVGKALGNLPEGSKLPWYRVINSKGEISLKGDSFDRQKKHLVEEGIEVSDAGKVKLRIYKWQP; encoded by the coding sequence ATGGACCAATTTTTGAGCCAAATCTTTGCTGTGATTCACCAAATTCCATATGGGAAAGTAACAACTTATGGAGACATAGCACGTTTTTCAGGATTTCCGGGCTATGCGCGGCATGTAGGAAAAGCGCTGGGTAATTTACCAGAAGGAAGCAAACTGCCTTGGTATCGTGTGATCAACAGCAAAGGCGAGATCTCTTTGAAGGGCGATTCGTTCGATCGTCAGAAGAAGCATCTGGTTGAAGAAGGGATAGAAGTAAGTGATGCAGGAAAGGTCAAACTCAGAATATACAAATGGCAGCCCTAG
- the tesB gene encoding acyl-CoA thioesterase II, which produces MSQPLQELLSLLQLEKLEEGLFRGQSENLGLPQVYGGQVLGQALSAARYTVQDDRSVHSFHSYFLFPGDPEKPIIYDVENLRDGRSFSTRRVKAIQNGRPIFYLTASYHGDAPGFEHQNEMPNIPGPENFASETELASHIAEFLPEKLRKTFCGEKPIEMRPVTVVNPLKPKKTEAKQYLWVRANGALPDNQLIHQYLLAYASDWGFLVTALHPHEVSIMTPNFQVATIDHSIWFHRPFKMDEWLLYAIESPTAANTRGLVRGEIYNQKGELVATAVQEGVMRFTK; this is translated from the coding sequence ATGAGTCAACCTTTACAAGAATTACTAAGTTTACTTCAGCTAGAGAAACTGGAAGAAGGTTTATTCCGTGGGCAAAGTGAGAACCTTGGTCTGCCACAAGTTTACGGCGGTCAGGTATTGGGACAAGCGCTTTCGGCTGCTCGTTATACTGTTCAAGATGACCGTAGTGTTCACTCGTTCCACAGTTATTTTCTGTTTCCCGGCGATCCTGAAAAACCAATTATTTACGATGTTGAGAACCTAAGAGATGGACGCAGCTTCAGCACACGCCGTGTTAAAGCGATTCAAAATGGCCGCCCTATTTTCTATCTCACGGCTTCTTACCACGGTGATGCACCAGGTTTTGAACACCAAAATGAAATGCCAAACATCCCTGGGCCAGAGAACTTTGCTTCTGAAACTGAGCTAGCGAGCCACATTGCGGAATTCTTACCTGAGAAGCTACGTAAGACCTTCTGTGGTGAAAAACCGATCGAGATGCGCCCTGTTACTGTCGTTAACCCACTTAAACCTAAAAAGACTGAAGCAAAGCAGTACCTTTGGGTGAGAGCGAATGGCGCGCTGCCTGATAACCAACTTATTCACCAATACCTGCTTGCTTACGCATCGGATTGGGGGTTCTTGGTGACGGCGCTACATCCTCATGAAGTGTCTATCATGACGCCAAACTTCCAAGTTGCGACGATTGACCACTCAATCTGGTTCCACCGCCCGTTCAAGATGGATGAGTGGTTGCTTTATGCGATTGAAAGCCCGACAGCGGCGAACACTCGTGGCCTAGTGCGCGGCGAGATCTATAACCAAAAAGGTGAGCTAGTAGCGACCGCCGTTCAAGAAGGTGTGATGCGCTTTACTAAGTAA
- a CDS encoding YbaY family lipoprotein yields MKKALILITSLVSFGLLVGCQATSETNASQEVVAENTQVISGTVSYRERIALPENAVVTVTLEDISLADAPSTVIATQEFTTDGKQVPFAFKLSYDNNKIQPNHRYNMRASIHVDGKLRFTTDTIKSVITDVENTQQADLRLVGVR; encoded by the coding sequence ATGAAAAAGGCTCTAATTCTTATTACGTCTTTAGTATCGTTTGGCCTACTTGTTGGCTGCCAAGCAACATCAGAAACGAACGCTTCTCAGGAAGTGGTTGCAGAGAACACTCAAGTGATTTCAGGAACAGTAAGCTATCGCGAAAGAATTGCATTGCCAGAGAATGCAGTGGTTACCGTTACGCTAGAAGATATTTCACTGGCTGACGCACCATCTACTGTTATCGCAACTCAAGAATTCACCACTGACGGTAAGCAAGTACCGTTCGCATTCAAACTGAGTTACGACAACAACAAAATTCAACCTAACCACCGTTACAACATGCGCGCATCGATTCATGTTGACGGCAAACTGCGTTTCACAACTGACACCATTAAGTCAGTGATTACAGACGTAGAAAACACGCAACAAGCAGACCTACGCTTGGTTGGTGTTCGTTAA